A section of the Triticum dicoccoides isolate Atlit2015 ecotype Zavitan chromosome 7A, WEW_v2.0, whole genome shotgun sequence genome encodes:
- the LOC119334280 gene encoding putative cyclin-dependent kinase F-2, producing MAASAGKKGAAWPATMARYERLEKLGAGINGEVFKAWDTQDNLIVSVKRLSGSGDDGFIISGIPEVARESMCLGACRGIPSIVQHRRTYADACQSETGDSFIVMDYVGRLNLRGYMQRRVTRRRPFSEDDVRRIMKQLLEGAKAMHGLGILHLDIKPENVLLDDGTEDRKERPKKGAIEADVRGEVKGDRVVYKIGGFGMSQKKGPGKSPPEVTILTPYSAPELLLHSREYDDRVDTWGLGCIMADLLSGTGASMFDGESDIEMMAKVFGIVGTEGIKEWSGYSGLAADRKSKLPGKEGASRLRHKFPSRKLSSAGFEVLSGLLESNPEKRLTAADALKKPWFGKRRRGFAGFFKSCIVGVLPEI from the coding sequence ATGGCAGCTTCCGCCGGaaagaaaggggccgcctggccTGCCACCATGGCGCGGTACGAGCGGCTGGAGAAGCTGGGAGCGGGCATCAACGGGGAAGTGTTCAAGGCGTGGGACACCCAGGACAACCTGATCGTCTCCGTCAAGCGGCTCAGCGGGAGCGGCGACGACGGCTTCATTATTTCCGGCATACCGGAGGTTGCCCGCGAGAGCATGTGCCTGGGCGCGTGCCGCGGCATCCCCTCGATCGTGCAGCACCGCCGGACCTACGCTGACGCATGCCAATCCGAGACCGGCGACTCCTTCATCGTGATGGACTACGTTGGACGCCTAAACCTACGCGGCTACATGCAGCGCCGGGTCACTCGTCGTCGGCCGTTCTCCGAGGACGATGTGCGCCGGATCATGAAGCAGCTCCTGGAGGGGGCGAAGGCCATGCACGGCCTGGGCATCCTGCACCTGGACATCAAACCGGAGAACGTGCTCCTCGACGACGGCACGGAGGACAGGAAGGAGAGGCCCAAGAAGGGGGCCATCGAAGCCGATGTTCGCGGCGAGGTCAAGGGCGATCGTGTAGTCTACAAGATCGGCGGTTTCGGGATGTCCCAGAAGAAGGGGCCTGGCAAGAGCCCGCCGGAGGTGACTATTCTGACGCCGTACAGCGCGCCGGAGCTCCTGCTGCACTCCCGCGAGTACGACGATCGCGTGGACACGTGGGGGCTCGGATGCATAATGGCCGACCTCCTCTCGGGCACCGGCGCCTCCATGTTCGACGGCGAGTCGGACATAGAGATGATGGCTAAAGTGTTTGGCATCGTCGGCACGGAGGGGATCAAGGAGTGGTCTGGATACTCGGGGCTAGCGGCAGACCGGAAGTCGAAGCTGCCGGGTAAGGAGGGCGCCAGCCGCCTTCGGCACAAGTTTCCCAGTCGCAAGTTGTCGTCGGCCGGGTTCGAGGTGCTCAGCGGGCTGCTGGAGAGCAACCCGGAGAAGCGGCTTACCGCAGCGGACGCGCTCAAGAAGCCTTGGTTCGGCAAACGAcgacgtggctttgctggtttcTTCAAGTCGTGCATTGTTGGAGTCCTACCGGaaatttag
- the LOC119330152 gene encoding putative cyclin-dependent kinase F-2 has protein sequence MARYERLEKLGAGINGEVFKAWDTQDNLIVAVKRLSGSGDDGFIISGLPEVMREAMCLGACRGIPSIVQHRATCVAACQRDSFIVMDYVGRLNLRGYMQRRVRLRRPFSEDEVRRIMKQLVEGLKAVHGVDVLHLDIKPENVLLDDGTVDRKQKPKKGAVEADVRGEVKDDRIVYKIGGFGMSTKGRGKRQPEVIILTPYSAPELLLHSREYDDRVDTWGLGCIMADLLSGTGASMFDGESDIEMMAKVFGIVGTEGIKEWSGYSELAADRKSKLPGKGSVNRLRDKFPSRKLSSAGFEVLSGLLESNPEKRLTAAEALKKPWFGKQRRGFAGFFKSCVGGVLPET, from the coding sequence ATGGCGCGGTACGAGCGGCTGGAGAAGCTGGGAGCGGGCATCAACGGGGAAGTGTTCAAGGCGTGGGACACCCAGGACAACCTGatcgtcgccgtcaagcggctcagCGGGAGCGGTGACGACGGCTTCATTATCTCCGGCCTACCGGAGGTCATGCGGGAGGCCATGTGCCTGGGCGCGTGCCGCGGCATCCCCTCGATCGTGCAGCACCGCGCAACCTGCGTTGCCGCATGCCAACGCGATTCCTTCATCGTGATGGACTACGTCGGACGCCTCAACCTACGCGGCTACATGCAGCGCCGGGTTCGTCTTCGTCGGCcgttctccgaggacgaggtgcgcCGGATCATGAAGCAGCTCGTGGAAGGGTTGAAGGCCGTGCACGGCGTGGACGTCCTGCACCTCGACATCAAGCCAGAGAACGTGCTCCTCGACGACGGCACCGTAGACAGGAAGCAGAAGCCCAAGAAGGGGGCCGTGGAAGCCGATGTTCGCGGCGAGGTCAAGGACGACCGCATAGTCTACAAGATCGGTGGTTTCGGGATGTCCACGAAAGGGCGGGGCAAGAGGCAGCCGGAGGTGATTATTCTGACGCCGTACAGCGCGCCGGAGCTCCTGCTGCACTCGCGCGAGTACGACGATCGCGTGGACACGTGGGGGCTGGGATGCATAATGGCCGACCTCCTCTCGGGCACCGGCGCCTCCATGTTCGACGGCGAGTCGGACATAGAGATGATGGCTAAAGTGTTTGGCATCGTCGGCACGGAGGGGATCAAGGAGTGGTCTGGATACTCGGAGCTAGCGGCAGACCGGAAATCGAAGCTGCCGGGTAAGGGGAGCGTCAACCGCCTTCGGGACAAGTTTCCCAGTCGCAAGTTGTCGTCGGCCGGGTTCGAGGTGCTCAGCGGGCTGCTGGAGAGCAACCCGGAGAAGCGGCTTACCGCAGCGGAGGCGCTTAAGAAGCCTTGGTTCGGCAAACAACGACGTGGCTTTGCCGGTTTCTTCAAGTCGTGTGTGGGAGGAGTCTTACCGGAGACATAG